The following proteins are encoded in a genomic region of Bacillus sp. FJAT-22090:
- a CDS encoding ATP-dependent DNA helicase, which yields MKKALPFQLSKDRSFFESLGDWMGDVLYDELPEKGFECRDEQIFMAYQIEKALKEKNVLFAEAGVGTGKTIAYLLPAISYARYTGKPALIACADETLIEQLVKEAGDIFKLQNYLDIKIDVRLAKSRNQYLCLKRLEDAQKDLDNDYFIEEIEDLIPDFVYGHSSLQKIFPYGERSQFSGVSDEDWQKVNFHPTQQCMVCDLRNRCGQTIHRQNYRESADLLICSHEFLMEHIWTKESRVREGQLPLLPEVSMIVLDEGHLLEFAAQKALTYEIQSETLVRLLERIMVDGIREKTLYLMEQLQETHDEIFGLIRKNSIARDSDRMTINKSDLLIQTCKKAISLTDDLLEEFVFESELFTIPEYELRMVEEFLEQYVYSLRLFTEKGDGVEWLEIIDGHETLIIMPRLVTDILNEKLFTSKMPIVFSSATLSIEKDFTYIADSLGVEKYQSFSVASPFDYDEVMKINVTKLQQEDKAKHVVKLLEDKQQTLILFKSKAAMDQFRNSIPLTKDIVFEGERELSTIVKEFQEGNFSTLCSYHLWEGLDLPEKALTRVIIVDLPFPPADPLFDAKRNFSNEPFEEVDLPFMLLRLQQGIGRLIRTSNDYGEIHILLNPEEANLQSRFVKILPTSIHQ from the coding sequence ATGAAAAAAGCTTTACCATTTCAATTATCCAAGGACCGCTCTTTCTTCGAATCATTAGGTGATTGGATGGGTGATGTATTATACGATGAATTACCAGAAAAAGGTTTTGAGTGCCGTGATGAACAAATATTTATGGCTTATCAAATTGAAAAAGCTCTAAAAGAAAAAAATGTGCTATTTGCCGAGGCGGGAGTAGGTACAGGGAAAACTATAGCTTATTTGTTACCTGCAATTTCTTATGCAAGATATACGGGAAAACCTGCTTTAATCGCATGTGCAGATGAAACGTTAATTGAACAATTAGTTAAAGAAGCAGGTGATATTTTTAAACTGCAAAATTATTTAGATATAAAGATTGATGTCCGTCTAGCAAAATCAAGAAATCAATATCTTTGTTTAAAACGATTAGAAGATGCACAAAAAGATTTAGATAATGATTATTTCATAGAGGAAATAGAGGATCTCATTCCGGATTTTGTTTATGGTCATTCCTCTCTTCAGAAAATATTTCCCTATGGAGAAAGAAGCCAATTTTCTGGGGTAAGTGATGAAGATTGGCAAAAAGTAAATTTTCATCCGACTCAGCAGTGTATGGTTTGTGATTTGCGTAATCGTTGTGGCCAAACTATTCATCGTCAAAATTATAGAGAATCTGCAGATTTGCTTATATGTTCCCATGAATTTTTAATGGAACATATTTGGACAAAAGAATCGAGAGTTCGTGAAGGACAGCTTCCTTTATTACCCGAAGTATCAATGATTGTATTGGATGAGGGACATCTATTAGAATTTGCTGCCCAAAAAGCGCTTACGTATGAAATACAGAGTGAAACATTAGTTCGTTTATTAGAACGAATCATGGTAGATGGGATTAGAGAGAAAACATTATATTTAATGGAGCAACTACAAGAAACGCATGATGAGATTTTTGGTTTAATTAGAAAAAATAGCATCGCCAGAGATTCAGACCGAATGACGATCAATAAATCAGATTTACTTATTCAAACATGCAAGAAAGCTATTAGTTTAACGGATGATTTACTCGAAGAATTTGTCTTTGAGTCAGAATTATTTACAATTCCTGAGTATGAGCTTCGAATGGTGGAAGAATTTTTAGAGCAGTATGTTTATTCTTTACGTTTGTTCACGGAAAAAGGGGATGGAGTAGAGTGGCTTGAAATTATTGATGGCCATGAAACGTTGATTATTATGCCGCGTTTAGTAACAGACATTTTAAATGAAAAACTGTTTACTTCTAAAATGCCAATCGTATTTTCTTCCGCTACACTTTCTATTGAAAAAGATTTTACGTATATAGCGGATTCACTAGGTGTTGAAAAATACCAATCGTTCTCAGTAGCTTCCCCATTTGACTATGATGAAGTGATGAAAATCAATGTAACAAAACTACAACAAGAAGACAAAGCTAAGCATGTGGTTAAATTATTGGAAGATAAGCAACAAACATTAATCTTATTTAAATCAAAAGCAGCGATGGATCAATTCAGAAATTCTATTCCTTTAACTAAAGATATTGTTTTTGAAGGGGAGAGAGAGCTTTCCACAATAGTGAAGGAGTTTCAAGAAGGGAACTTCTCAACATTATGCTCTTACCACTTATGGGAAGGTCTAGATTTACCTGAAAAAGCGTTAACAAGAGTTATTATTGTAGATTTACCATTCCCACCAGCAGATCCTTTGTTTGATGCAAAGCGTAATTTCTCAAACGAACCATTTGAAGAAGTTGATTTACCATTTATGCTACTAAGATTGCAACAAGGCATCGGAAGACTTATTAGAACATCTAACGATTACGGAGAAATTCATATTCTACTTAACCCAGAAGAAGCAAATTTACAAAGTCGATTTGTTAAAATTTTGCCAACATCTATTCATCAATAA
- a CDS encoding TRAP transporter substrate-binding protein — MKEMKKVVALLSLSILILVSGCGNTVQGNERDGVIKLKIADSLPTTNYLSSEGTLYFMNRVEELTNGKVEFEHYPAEQIGKASSYLDLTLSKTVDIGYTSYSTERLPLTEVATLPGAYSSSQEGSEIFWKLMKDYLTEEEYLKHDVRPIFAVALPQYQYVTAEKPIKSIEDIKGTKARVTGTMEFGFDELGASPIFMPATEAYTAMERGTVDGVTFPFTSFAAYQIEAIAKYTTKGANLGSFAVVYSINDEVYQSLPQGVKEAISQAGDETVAHLSKFLDQKNEELAEQYAEEMEVYELSEAESAQWDKALEPSWDRWAQDLEGRGFNAKETIKKYREIQASLNK, encoded by the coding sequence ATGAAAGAAATGAAAAAAGTAGTAGCTTTGCTAAGTCTTTCTATTCTAATACTCGTCTCAGGATGTGGAAATACAGTTCAAGGCAATGAAAGAGACGGGGTTATTAAGCTGAAGATTGCGGATTCACTTCCTACTACAAATTATCTTTCGTCAGAAGGTACTTTGTACTTCATGAATCGTGTAGAGGAATTAACAAACGGTAAAGTAGAATTCGAACATTATCCAGCCGAACAGATTGGAAAAGCGAGCAGTTATCTTGATTTGACGTTGTCTAAAACAGTGGACATCGGATATACATCCTATTCTACTGAACGTCTACCCTTGACAGAAGTTGCAACTCTGCCAGGTGCTTATAGTTCGTCCCAAGAGGGTTCCGAAATCTTTTGGAAGCTTATGAAAGACTATTTAACGGAAGAAGAGTATTTGAAACATGATGTACGTCCAATCTTTGCGGTTGCTTTACCTCAATATCAGTACGTGACAGCAGAAAAACCGATTAAAAGTATTGAAGATATCAAAGGTACAAAGGCACGTGTAACAGGGACAATGGAGTTCGGTTTTGACGAACTTGGCGCTTCCCCGATTTTCATGCCAGCTACGGAAGCATATACAGCAATGGAGCGAGGCACGGTCGATGGGGTCACATTTCCATTCACAAGTTTTGCCGCCTATCAAATTGAGGCAATTGCCAAGTACACAACAAAAGGTGCCAATCTAGGTAGTTTTGCTGTAGTTTATTCCATTAATGATGAAGTCTACCAATCTTTACCTCAAGGAGTGAAGGAAGCGATATCCCAAGCGGGGGACGAAACTGTCGCACACTTATCGAAATTCCTGGATCAGAAAAACGAGGAATTGGCAGAACAATATGCCGAAGAAATGGAAGTATACGAGTTAAGTGAAGCAGAATCCGCCCAGTGGGATAAGGCTCTTGAACCTTCATGGGACCGTTGGGCACAAGATTTGGAAGGCCGTGGTTTCAATGCTAAAGAAACAATCAAAAAGTATCGTGAAATACAAGCTAGTTTAAATAAATAA
- a CDS encoding MaoC family dehydratase, with the protein MSGGKYYEELMIGDVYNHLPGRTVTETDNLLFTTLTHNTQSLHLDEEYSKGTIHGGRIVNSLFTLSFVVGVGVAELTEGTTLGNLGFEETTFPAPVRIGDTLRAETEIVGKRESKSRAGTGIVWFEQRGYNQHGELVVKTKRAGLMLKKPSTSK; encoded by the coding sequence ATGTCAGGCGGAAAATATTATGAGGAATTAATGATTGGTGATGTCTATAATCACCTGCCTGGACGTACAGTTACAGAAACGGATAACTTGTTGTTTACAACTTTGACCCATAATACGCAATCACTGCATTTAGATGAGGAGTATTCAAAAGGGACAATTCATGGAGGACGAATCGTTAATAGTCTTTTCACCTTATCTTTTGTCGTAGGAGTAGGAGTTGCAGAATTAACAGAAGGGACAACGCTAGGTAATTTAGGTTTTGAAGAGACTACGTTTCCTGCACCTGTTCGAATCGGGGATACACTCCGCGCTGAGACGGAGATTGTTGGTAAACGTGAGTCAAAATCACGTGCTGGCACTGGAATCGTCTGGTTTGAACAAAGAGGCTATAACCAGCATGGGGAGTTGGTGGTAAAGACAAAGCGAGCGGGTCTTATGTTAAAAAAACCAAGTACGAGTAAATAA
- a CDS encoding TRAP transporter small permease: MDFIEKWFDKLEFLSLRLSQVAVVIMMLLTTADAISRYFFKQSIIGAYETIELYLMVALVFLSMSFVQKIDGHIRLDILFDRFPKRVQDVLNIIYYVFAAVMFFFIGLKGFNMTLEALQFNYVAAGLINLPLWLSYIWIPIGSFLFVIRLLLLALLLVIGKGKYSETDPSDGSEMQ, encoded by the coding sequence ATGGACTTCATTGAAAAATGGTTTGACAAGTTAGAATTTCTTTCATTGAGGCTTTCACAAGTAGCTGTTGTGATCATGATGTTATTAACGACCGCAGATGCAATAAGCCGATATTTTTTTAAGCAATCTATTATAGGAGCTTATGAAACGATAGAATTGTATTTGATGGTGGCACTTGTGTTTTTAAGCATGAGCTTTGTACAGAAAATAGACGGACATATCCGCCTTGACATTCTGTTCGATCGATTTCCGAAACGAGTGCAGGATGTTCTGAATATCATCTATTACGTGTTCGCGGCAGTGATGTTTTTTTTCATCGGTTTGAAAGGGTTCAATATGACACTAGAAGCATTGCAATTTAATTATGTAGCGGCTGGTCTTATCAATCTACCTTTATGGCTATCTTATATATGGATTCCTATCGGTTCATTCTTATTTGTAATTAGGTTGCTATTACTGGCTTTACTTCTCGTTATAGGAAAAGGTAAATACAGTGAAACAGATCCTTCTGATGGGAGTGAAATGCAATGA
- a CDS encoding carboxypeptidase M32: protein MTLEQQFLEYVKKIGAYNEALGVLYWDMRTGAPKKGIDQRSEVVGVLATDVFNLSTSDELKKLLDELEPTISSANIVTKRVFEEVKKEYDLSKKIPADEYKKFVILQSKSESVWEEAKSKNDWAMFMPYLTEMVDTLKRFVTYWGVKDNNPYNVLLDQYEPGMTTEILDKVFGDLRNRIVPLLKKISESPNQPKTDFLYKHFDKKQQESFSLDVLKQLGYDFEAGRLDETVHPFATGLNRGDVRITTKYDESDFRSAVFGTIHECGHAIYEQNVGEELTGTPLAGGASMGIHESQSLFYENFVGRNPKFWEQNYEKLQSYSPEQFGNVSMEEFLRAINEVKPSLIRIEADELTYALHIMIRYEIEKGLFNGDLKVEELPEIWNAKYEEYLGVRPSTNAEGILQDVHWAGASFGYFPSYALGYMYASQFKAAMLKDIPNFDELFEQGDLSPIKSWLTQNVHQYGVLKKPLEILKDATGEGLNGNYLADYLEEKYTKIYQL from the coding sequence TTGACGTTAGAACAACAATTTTTAGAATATGTAAAAAAGATTGGTGCGTACAATGAAGCATTAGGTGTATTATATTGGGACATGCGCACAGGGGCACCGAAAAAAGGAATAGACCAGCGTTCTGAAGTTGTAGGTGTACTTGCAACAGATGTATTTAATCTTTCAACATCAGACGAGTTGAAGAAATTATTAGATGAACTAGAACCTACAATTTCTTCAGCAAATATTGTAACGAAGCGTGTGTTTGAAGAAGTGAAAAAAGAATATGATTTGAGTAAAAAAATACCTGCAGATGAATATAAAAAATTTGTTATTCTTCAATCTAAATCCGAATCTGTTTGGGAAGAAGCGAAGTCCAAAAACGATTGGGCGATGTTCATGCCATATTTGACAGAAATGGTGGACACTTTAAAGAGATTTGTTACTTATTGGGGAGTAAAAGACAATAATCCATATAATGTATTGTTGGATCAATATGAGCCTGGAATGACTACGGAAATACTAGATAAAGTATTTGGAGATTTAAGAAATCGTATTGTGCCTTTATTAAAGAAAATTTCAGAATCTCCAAATCAACCGAAAACAGATTTCTTATATAAGCATTTCGATAAAAAGCAGCAGGAGTCATTTAGTTTAGATGTTTTAAAACAACTTGGTTATGATTTTGAGGCTGGGAGACTAGATGAAACAGTTCATCCATTTGCAACCGGATTAAATCGTGGAGATGTCCGAATTACAACGAAATACGATGAATCAGATTTCCGTTCTGCTGTATTTGGTACTATTCATGAGTGTGGTCATGCCATTTATGAGCAAAATGTTGGGGAAGAATTAACGGGTACACCTCTAGCGGGTGGTGCATCCATGGGAATTCATGAATCACAGTCTCTATTTTATGAAAACTTTGTTGGCAGAAATCCAAAGTTTTGGGAACAAAACTATGAAAAGTTACAAAGCTATTCTCCAGAACAATTCGGAAATGTATCGATGGAGGAGTTTTTGCGTGCAATAAATGAAGTCAAGCCCTCCCTGATTCGTATTGAAGCAGATGAACTAACGTATGCACTTCATATAATGATTCGTTACGAAATCGAGAAAGGTCTATTTAATGGGGATTTAAAAGTTGAAGAACTGCCTGAAATTTGGAATGCTAAATATGAGGAATATTTAGGAGTGCGTCCTTCTACAAATGCAGAAGGAATACTGCAAGACGTTCATTGGGCGGGAGCAAGCTTCGGATATTTCCCTTCCTATGCTTTAGGTTATATGTACGCTTCACAGTTTAAGGCGGCTATGTTAAAGGATATCCCGAATTTTGACGAACTATTTGAACAAGGGGATTTATCTCCTATCAAATCTTGGCTCACCCAAAATGTCCATCAGTATGGGGTACTTAAAAAACCGCTGGAAATACTTAAAGATGCAACAGGTGAAGGGCTTAATGGTAATTACTTGGCAGATTATTTAGAAGAGAAATATACTAAAATTTATCAATTATAA
- a CDS encoding cupin domain-containing protein encodes MVYWKNERDVEIYSPPGHEGTFNRRLVGPAEGIENLEVIIGEMEPGGLADPHFHEDMEQIMYILEGKMHIVINEKEAVLSKGDVIWIPKMAMHEVKNIGESLLRFVLMYSPQKVRG; translated from the coding sequence ATGGTTTATTGGAAGAACGAGAGGGATGTTGAGATTTATTCACCACCTGGACATGAAGGAACATTCAACCGTCGTCTTGTGGGACCGGCAGAGGGTATTGAGAATTTGGAGGTCATTATTGGAGAGATGGAACCAGGTGGGTTAGCAGATCCACATTTCCATGAGGATATGGAGCAAATCATGTACATATTGGAAGGTAAGATGCATATTGTCATCAATGAAAAGGAGGCAGTCCTGTCTAAAGGAGATGTAATTTGGATTCCTAAAATGGCGATGCATGAAGTGAAAAATATAGGAGAAAGTCTTTTGCGTTTTGTCCTCATGTATTCCCCTCAAAAAGTGAGGGGATGA
- a CDS encoding IclR family transcriptional regulator: MNSNVISKTFSILRAFTDIQNEWGVNELSRYLNMPVSSTHRMISMLKDEHILEYSELTNKYRVGSDFIRMASIVSTNVDVKRVARPQLESLASELRHSVYFGLYYPQHTKLSFVDSVKSSFALQYVLEIGVLQPIHVAASGKTILAYLSDSEIEDVFDKEGESQDKRNEIKEELKKIKSQGYAITANERKEGALSIGAPIFDARSKVIGSIICVIPIGDYQKELEGSYIEKIKEAALNISYKLGYPKV, translated from the coding sequence ATGAATTCAAATGTAATCTCTAAAACTTTTTCCATACTTAGAGCATTTACTGATATCCAAAACGAGTGGGGAGTGAATGAACTCTCCAGATATCTTAATATGCCTGTAAGTAGTACTCATCGAATGATTTCCATGTTAAAGGACGAGCATATTTTGGAGTATTCGGAGTTAACTAATAAATATAGAGTCGGATCTGACTTCATCAGAATGGCATCAATCGTTTCTACTAATGTAGATGTGAAACGAGTAGCTCGTCCACAACTGGAAAGTTTGGCATCAGAATTACGGCACTCTGTATATTTTGGACTTTATTATCCGCAACATACGAAGCTTTCGTTTGTTGATAGTGTTAAAAGTTCATTTGCACTCCAGTATGTCTTAGAAATCGGTGTTTTGCAGCCAATCCACGTTGCAGCCAGTGGTAAAACGATACTTGCATATCTTTCAGATTCTGAAATTGAAGATGTATTTGATAAAGAAGGAGAATCACAAGATAAAAGAAATGAAATTAAAGAGGAACTAAAAAAAATTAAAAGCCAAGGGTATGCAATTACAGCTAATGAGCGGAAAGAAGGAGCTCTCAGTATTGGAGCGCCAATATTTGATGCTCGTAGTAAGGTAATAGGCAGCATAATCTGTGTAATTCCTATAGGTGATTATCAAAAAGAGCTTGAAGGTTCGTATATAGAAAAAATAAAAGAGGCTGCTCTTAATATTTCCTATAAATTAGGTTATCCGAAAGTGTAA
- a CDS encoding CaiB/BaiF CoA transferase family protein, whose translation MSGPLEGIRVLDLTSVVMGPYCTLMLADMGADVIKIESPSGDTTRYLGPSKNRGMGSLFLHLNRNKRSVALDLKSKDGLETMIALVKDADVLVHTMRPKTMERLGLSYEHLRKVNSQLIYCGMYGFSKEGPYGDKPAYDDIIQAASGIVSAQGKVSGSPQYLATVLADKTAGLVGLSSILAALLYRQEKGVGQEIEVPMFETMVSYNMIEHMYGETFIPAKGSTYYSRVTSPYRKPYKTKDGYIGVMIYNDKQWKSFFEVSGHQELAADERFVDMEVRTQNIDFVYSMIEEIIAEKTTETWLSLLVNADIPCTNINTPDDLFKDPHLNDINFFRTVHHPTEGEIRDMKFPVTFSETPVELSRYAPNLGEHNEELLKGLQLRDKDGK comes from the coding sequence ATGAGTGGACCGTTGGAAGGTATTCGTGTACTTGATCTGACTTCAGTTGTAATGGGTCCATATTGCACACTCATGTTAGCAGATATGGGTGCTGATGTCATTAAAATTGAAAGCCCATCAGGGGATACGACACGGTATCTCGGCCCATCGAAAAACCGTGGAATGGGCAGTCTCTTTCTCCATTTAAACCGCAATAAGCGGAGCGTTGCTCTTGATCTAAAGAGTAAAGATGGGTTGGAAACGATGATTGCCCTTGTAAAAGATGCAGATGTTCTCGTTCATACGATGAGACCTAAAACGATGGAAAGACTCGGCCTTTCCTATGAACATCTCAGGAAAGTAAATAGTCAACTAATTTACTGTGGGATGTACGGGTTTAGTAAAGAAGGGCCGTATGGTGACAAGCCTGCTTACGATGACATTATTCAGGCTGCATCAGGAATTGTGTCTGCTCAAGGGAAGGTTTCAGGATCTCCCCAATATTTGGCAACTGTTTTGGCTGACAAGACTGCCGGGCTTGTCGGTCTCAGTTCGATTTTGGCTGCATTGCTCTATCGCCAGGAAAAAGGGGTCGGTCAGGAAATTGAAGTGCCAATGTTTGAGACGATGGTTTCATACAATATGATTGAGCATATGTATGGGGAGACATTTATTCCAGCAAAAGGCTCAACCTATTATTCACGTGTTACTTCTCCTTACCGAAAGCCATATAAGACGAAGGATGGTTACATAGGTGTAATGATCTACAATGATAAACAATGGAAATCTTTCTTTGAAGTGTCGGGTCACCAAGAGTTGGCGGCAGACGAAAGATTTGTTGATATGGAGGTTAGGACACAAAATATAGATTTTGTTTACAGTATGATTGAGGAAATAATAGCTGAGAAAACGACTGAAACATGGCTCTCCTTATTAGTGAATGCTGATATTCCTTGCACTAATATCAATACACCAGATGACCTATTTAAGGATCCTCATTTGAATGACATTAATTTTTTTAGAACTGTCCATCATCCGACGGAAGGAGAAATAAGGGATATGAAGTTCCCAGTAACATTCTCGGAAACTCCTGTCGAATTAAGCCGCTATGCACCGAACTTGGGAGAGCATAATGAAGAGTTATTAAAGGGACTTCAGTTGCGGGATAAAGACGGGAAATAA
- a CDS encoding TRAP transporter large permease, protein MSVAIPLILLLLFLAFGMPIAFALGIAGSIGLLINSGWDSFLGIMQTAPYDSVKSFIMTSIPMFILMASLMTVSGIMKDLFQAAYKWLGKLPGGLGIATVFAGAMMASVSGSSQASAAAMSKAAAPEMKKYKYDTAFTMGVVSMAGTLAVMIPPSIILILYGILTETGVGSLLIAGIIPGILTAIGYIIVIFVWVKFKPEIAPKIEINPTMKEKFVALKNIWPMLIIILAVIGGIYSGLVTATEAGAMGAFITLVVVFIMGRMNLNKFGEALTDTIKSTTMIMTIIIGAHIFSYFLTLTQSTQRIVGIVEGLDTSKYWILAIIIIIYLILGFFMDQIAILILTLPLTFPIITSLGFDPVWFGIIVTKTVEIGLVTPPVGMNVFVATGAAGVKTAEGFKGVTWFVIMDLFILVLLILMPFITLWLPELMIK, encoded by the coding sequence ATGAGTGTTGCAATACCGCTTATTTTACTTTTATTATTTTTAGCCTTTGGAATGCCTATTGCTTTTGCTTTAGGAATTGCAGGATCTATTGGACTGCTTATAAACAGCGGATGGGATTCATTTTTAGGAATTATGCAGACAGCACCTTATGACAGTGTTAAAAGTTTCATAATGACCTCAATTCCAATGTTCATTCTCATGGCTTCATTAATGACAGTTAGTGGAATTATGAAGGATCTCTTTCAGGCTGCATACAAATGGCTTGGAAAATTGCCAGGAGGACTTGGAATTGCTACTGTATTTGCAGGGGCGATGATGGCATCAGTCTCGGGTTCGAGCCAGGCTTCTGCCGCAGCCATGTCGAAAGCAGCTGCACCAGAAATGAAAAAATACAAATACGACACAGCTTTTACTATGGGCGTTGTTAGTATGGCCGGAACCTTGGCAGTCATGATTCCACCAAGCATTATCTTAATCCTTTATGGAATTTTAACTGAAACAGGTGTTGGGTCCCTACTCATTGCTGGAATTATACCTGGGATTCTTACAGCGATCGGTTATATTATTGTCATTTTCGTTTGGGTAAAATTTAAGCCCGAAATTGCACCAAAAATTGAAATCAACCCCACCATGAAAGAGAAGTTCGTTGCTCTAAAGAATATATGGCCGATGCTTATCATTATCCTTGCTGTTATTGGAGGAATCTATAGCGGACTAGTAACAGCTACGGAAGCAGGAGCGATGGGTGCTTTTATTACATTAGTCGTTGTATTTATCATGGGAAGAATGAATCTTAACAAATTTGGAGAAGCACTTACTGATACCATCAAATCTACTACAATGATAATGACGATTATCATCGGAGCACATATTTTCAGTTACTTCTTAACATTGACACAGTCCACCCAGCGAATTGTTGGAATAGTTGAAGGGTTGGATACATCTAAATATTGGATATTGGCTATCATTATCATCATCTATCTAATTTTAGGATTCTTTATGGACCAAATAGCAATTCTTATTTTGACACTTCCATTAACATTCCCAATCATCACATCGCTTGGTTTCGATCCGGTATGGTTTGGAATTATTGTGACGAAAACAGTAGAAATTGGATTGGTAACACCTCCAGTCGGTATGAATGTCTTTGTCGCTACAGGAGCTGCAGGAGTTAAGACTGCGGAAGGATTTAAAGGGGTAACTTGGTTTGTCATCATGGATCTGTTTATACTAGTATTGTTAATTTTAATGCCATTCATTACATTATGGCTTCCTGAATTAATGATTAAATAA
- a CDS encoding HpcH/HpaI aldolase/citrate lyase family protein, which translates to MNNYRTFLFVPGIKQKWFDKIPTFGADGVILDLEDSVPLHLKGEARGYVAEAIPHLCSKGINVFVRINKEEEFDLEDLRAVVVKGIKGLVLPKLYGPDDIESISKVLENLEHDQGIPLGTVKLLPILETAKSMQMAYEIAICERVIGIAGLSAKNGDVARALGYKWTNEGLETLYMRSKVVMAARAAGILPIGGLWQDVHNLDGLKRSAAFNRQLGFAGELILHPSNVSIVNEIYSPSEDEIIYYRGLVDAFELAESNGETAIMYQGEHIDYAHVKTAREILAIYQQLHQTIK; encoded by the coding sequence TTGAATAACTATCGAACGTTTCTTTTTGTACCAGGGATCAAGCAAAAGTGGTTTGATAAAATTCCTACCTTTGGGGCGGATGGTGTCATTCTCGATTTGGAAGATAGTGTTCCATTGCATTTGAAAGGTGAGGCACGGGGCTATGTAGCTGAAGCGATTCCTCATCTATGCTCTAAAGGTATTAATGTATTTGTCCGAATCAATAAAGAGGAAGAATTCGATTTGGAGGATTTAAGGGCTGTCGTAGTGAAGGGTATTAAAGGTCTTGTTTTGCCAAAATTGTATGGTCCTGATGACATTGAATCGATTTCGAAAGTTCTGGAAAATTTGGAGCACGATCAAGGAATCCCTTTAGGGACGGTGAAACTCCTACCTATCCTTGAAACAGCAAAATCGATGCAGATGGCATATGAAATTGCCATTTGCGAACGCGTTATAGGAATAGCGGGTTTAAGTGCCAAAAATGGGGATGTAGCTCGTGCACTCGGATATAAATGGACGAATGAAGGCTTGGAGACTTTGTATATGCGTTCTAAAGTTGTGATGGCTGCACGTGCTGCAGGAATCCTACCAATTGGTGGTCTTTGGCAAGATGTTCATAATCTAGATGGGTTAAAGAGAAGTGCAGCGTTCAATCGACAGTTGGGGTTTGCTGGCGAGCTGATTCTACATCCTTCTAATGTCTCGATTGTAAATGAAATTTACTCTCCTTCAGAGGATGAAATCATCTACTATCGTGGTTTGGTGGATGCATTTGAGTTAGCAGAAAGCAATGGCGAAACGGCCATCATGTACCAGGGCGAGCATATTGATTATGCCCATGTGAAAACAGCAAGGGAAATATTGGCTATCTATCAACAACTACATCAGACAATCAAATAA